The Pseudomonas sp. R4-35-07 nucleotide sequence CAGGACCCATGCCAAGAGCGGCATAAGCGGCATCGAGATCGACTGCTCTGGCCTGGGCAACAAATGGGAGAAGTGCGAAAAACGCGCTGCTCGTGAATGCAAAATGCGGGGCTACAAAGTCCTCACCCGTTCCAGTGATGCGGCGGATGAGGAGGGCGACTATCCGTTTGGCTGGAATCCCGCCGGCGCAGTAACGCGCACGATGTTGGTAATCTGCAACTGAGGTTTCGATGTGCTCATTGCGGGCGTTTATTTAAGCGGCAGATAAGTTGATATACGGGCTGTTCAAATTCATCAAGTCATGCTAAAACCTTCGAAGCGCTTTTCCTAGCTGCTTGAAAAAGAAGGGAAAAATATGACGAAGTCGGAGTTGATCGAACGAATTGTCACCCATCAAGGGCTGCTCTCATCCAAGGATGTGGAGCTGGCTATCAAGACCATGCTTGAACAAATGTCCCAATGCCTGGCCACCGGAGATCGCATCGAAATCCGCGGCTTCGGCAGCTTCTCCCTCCACTACCGCGCTCCGCGCGTAGGCCGCAACCCAAAGACTGGCCAATCCGTCAGCCTCGACGGCAAGTTCGTTCCCCACTTCAAGCCGGGCAAGGAATTGCGCGATCGGGTGAACGAAGAAGAGGAAGAGGGCGTCTGAGTGTTTTTGGAGTAGGAGATGGTTATGCATGGGGTTAAGCGCGTTGTCGCGGTATTCGCGGTGCTGGTTGCTGCGCTGGTGGTATTGGCGTTTGTGCTCGAGAATCAGCAGGGTGTTGCGCTGTCGTTCCTGGGGTGGAGTACTGCGCAGATGCCGGTGGCGGTGTTTGTAGTGGTGGGGTTGATTGTGGGGATGTTGATTGGGCCGCTGTTGGGGGTTTTTGTGCGCGGCCGGCGTGTTAGGGCTACGACGAAGGGGTAGGAGATAGGGTGTGCC carries:
- the ihfB gene encoding integration host factor subunit beta — translated: MTKSELIERIVTHQGLLSSKDVELAIKTMLEQMSQCLATGDRIEIRGFGSFSLHYRAPRVGRNPKTGQSVSLDGKFVPHFKPGKELRDRVNEEEEEGV
- a CDS encoding LapA family protein, producing the protein MHGVKRVVAVFAVLVAALVVLAFVLENQQGVALSFLGWSTAQMPVAVFVVVGLIVGMLIGPLLGVFVRGRRVRATTKG